A DNA window from Mytilus trossulus isolate FHL-02 unplaced genomic scaffold, PNRI_Mtr1.1.1.hap1 h1tg000024l__unscaffolded, whole genome shotgun sequence contains the following coding sequences:
- the LOC134698875 gene encoding kelch-like protein 24 — protein MSMEPGKMRYLDTLTDGLDNLLSTGQHSDIEVIVDDRSFHCHKVILSAMSPYFEAMFSHDMRENRDGVVKLYDIEAEIFEKILQFLYTGKDVVSEENAEMIFRAASLMQIPCLQATCADFLLTQVSPDNCIGIWKIAQSHNCEKLKQTSFMFILENFQVISTTEDFLNLDLDELVGIIKSDLLITHSEELVCDIALEWINHDKESRQNSAGKILEVLRLPLLSASYLCHTFESNDYLQNDPECKTVIQEAMKYHTCPTKRQDFTSHRSTHRYNSKTNDCIIIIGGLLSTTPRYQTTKEVLCYSFQQEKWFNLPSLPYDPGYEFATCTYGSSIFVSGGWLKLQGLAEYKTHKNKWKVCPQMTNGRCGHVMVSVNNSIFVLGGRDGVIPAMTNIEEYNLLTNKWTTVGDLPLGVRSTSAAAIGEKIYVFGGIIESDKDTMSVQCFDTRHHTVTVCGDLPFSCRLTRTFALDTAVYVMAPDGRVIQFCDSSLNIITKFQARRLRTSSSGSDSNVIEPPNAPTTCHGKLVCKLPNFSQHHFEVVQYRGHILLVGGKTPDNTILKNIMVADIHDKGDANDLFNDLEMPSARWCFGCIRAVINKDFLNNELYV, from the exons ATGAG CATGGAGCCAGGCAAAATGCGTTACTTGGATACATTGACAGATGGTTTGGATAATTTACTATCAACTGGACAGCATTCTGATATAGAGGTGATTGTTGATGATCGGTCATTCCATTGTCATAAGGTCATTCTTAGTGCAATGTCGCCATACTTTGAAGCAATGTTTTCCCATGACATGAGAGAAAATCGTGATGGAGTAGTCAAACTATATGATATTGAGgcagaaatatttgaaaaaatattgcagttCCTGTATACTGGCAAAGATGTTGTTTCAGAAGAAAATGCTGAGATGATATTCCGAGCTGCATCTCTGATGCAGATTCCATGTTTACAAGCTACTTGTGCAGACTTCCTACTAACGCAAGTCTCGCCAGATAACTGTATCGGCATATGGAAAATAGCTCAATCTCACAATTGtgaaaaactaaaacaaacatcattcatgtttattttagaaaactttCAAGTAATATCGACAACCGAagattttctaaatttagatcTGGATGAACTAGTTGGAATAATTAAATCAGATCTTTTGATCACTCATTCAGAAGAACTTGTATGTGATATTGCTTTGGAGTGGATCAACCATGATAAAGAATCTCGTCAAAATTCCGCTGGAAAAATTCTAGAAGTTCTTAGACTTCCCCTATTATCAGCTAGCTATCTGTGCCATACTTTTGAGAGTAATGATTACTTGCAAAATGATCCTGAGTGTAAAACTGTGATACAGGAAGCCATGAAGTACCATACATGCCCTACTAAACGTCAAGATTTTACCTCCCATAGATCAACACATAGATACAATAGTAAAACCAAtgattgtattattattattggtGGATTGCTGTCCACTACACCAAG GTACCAAACAACAAAGGAGGTATTATGTTACAGTTTTCAGCAGGAGAAATGGTTTAACCTCCCATCCCTGCCTTATGATCCAGGTTATGAGTttgctacatgtacatatggTAGCAGTATATTTGTATCTGGTGGATGGCTGAAACTCCAAGGACTAGCAGAGTATAAAACCCATAAGAACAAATGGAAAGTATGTCCTCAGATGACCAATGGTAGATGTGGTCATGTAATGGTGTCAGTAAACAACTCCATCTTTGTTCTGGGGGGACGGGATGGGGTCATACCTGCCATGACAAACATAGAGGAATATAACCTGCTGACAAACAAGTGGACAACAGTAGGTGATCTCCCCTTAGGTGTTAGGTCAACGTCTGCAGCAGCCATTGGAGAAAAGATTTATGTTTTTGGAGGAATTATAGAGTCAGACAAAGACACAATGTCTGTGCAATGTTTTGACACACGACACCATACTGTGACAGTTTGTGGAGATTTGCCATTTTCTTGCAGATTGACCAGAACTTTTGCATTGGACACTGCAGTTTATGTCATGGCTCCCGATGGGAGAGTGATACAGTTTTGTGATTCGTCATTGAACATTATCACCAAGTTTCAGGCAAGAAGATTAAGGACAAGTTCAAGTGGATCTGACAGCAATGTCATTGAACCACCCAATGCACCCACCACTTGTCATGGGAAACTTGTTTGTAAGTTACCAAACTTTAGTCAGCATCATTTTGAAGTTGTGCAGTATCGTGGCCACATCTTACTCGTAGGTGGCAAGACTCCAGACAATACAATACTCAAAAATATCATGGTTGCCGATATTCATGACAAAGGGGATGCCAATGACCTGTTCAATGACCTTGAAATGCCCTCTGCACGTTGGTGTTTTGGATGTATAAGGGCTGTTATAAACAAGGATTTTCTCAACAATGAGctttatgtttga